In Phormidium yuhuli AB48, one genomic interval encodes:
- a CDS encoding M1 family metallopeptidase — protein MSNLYFDSNSNAFELPGARPHYTPDRPGQVNHIFLDLVLNIPKQRFSGTCQIQLTPVRAGITQLHLDAMQLNIKGVEVNNQPQAFSADGETLTIDLSDPTTPETPLVLKIDYSVKQPRRGLYFVGPTEAEPDKPTQVWTQGEDEDSRFWFPCFDYPGQLATSEIRVRVPQEFMAISNGELLSHEEEGDEAIYHWKQAQVHPTYLMTLAVGRFAEIRDEWHGKPMTYYVERDRVEDGKRTMGKTPRMVEFFSNAFGYEYPYPKYAQVCVADFIFGGMENTSTTLLTDRCLLDERAALDNERSESLVAHELAHQWFGDLLVIEHWSQAWIKEGMASYAEVLWTEYEYGHDAGAYYLLQEARSYLDEDKRRYRRPIVTNVYREPIELYDRHLYEKGACVYHMMRCELGEALFFKAIAHFVNQNAHSTVGTVDLLRAISEATGRNLQGLFDQYVFRGGHPDFEVSYSWDKEDQIAKVTVKQCQAKEGNTLYDRNLFDLNVPIAFGYEDDTAQRFTVHLCEPEQTFYFALPQKPSYVTFDVGNTVLKTLKLTYPLPNLIAQLTQDDDPISRIYAAEALAKEGSLKAVEALAKALKSEPFWGVRVEIAGQLAKINLDQAFDGLVAGLNDENPRVRRAVVDGLAKVNTRASYKAVKSILKQGDASYLVEASAAKALGVIGAKLPGEKPKPKKVIARLKTVLETKAGWNEVVRLGAIAGLSQFKTEAAALDLILDYTDVRVPQSLRLGAIRALGTVSTGQSAADAERALTRLQQLAREEFFLTQRSVVVALKSMETSGAIAILQGIAEQTADGRIVRVAEEAIEAVEKKLGTDKAVTGLRRELEKMKKLNRDLLSRLEALEAKSAKS, from the coding sequence ATGTCTAATCTCTATTTTGATTCCAACAGTAACGCCTTTGAACTTCCCGGCGCACGTCCCCATTACACCCCAGACCGTCCGGGACAGGTCAACCATATTTTTCTAGATTTAGTCTTAAACATCCCCAAACAGCGATTTTCTGGAACTTGCCAGATCCAATTAACCCCAGTCCGAGCAGGAATCACCCAGTTACATCTGGATGCGATGCAACTGAACATCAAGGGGGTTGAGGTGAACAACCAGCCTCAAGCTTTCTCAGCCGATGGAGAAACCCTCACCATTGACTTGAGTGACCCTACCACTCCTGAGACTCCTCTGGTTCTCAAGATTGACTATAGCGTTAAACAACCGCGCCGGGGCTTATATTTTGTTGGGCCCACCGAGGCGGAACCCGATAAACCCACCCAAGTTTGGACTCAGGGGGAAGATGAAGATTCCCGCTTTTGGTTTCCCTGTTTCGATTATCCGGGACAGTTAGCCACCTCCGAAATTCGCGTCCGGGTTCCTCAAGAGTTTATGGCTATTTCTAATGGAGAACTGCTCAGCCATGAAGAGGAGGGAGATGAGGCAATTTATCATTGGAAACAGGCCCAAGTCCATCCCACCTATCTGATGACCTTGGCGGTGGGTCGTTTTGCCGAGATTCGTGATGAGTGGCATGGCAAACCCATGACCTATTATGTAGAGCGCGATCGCGTTGAAGATGGGAAACGCACCATGGGCAAAACCCCCCGCATGGTGGAGTTTTTCAGTAATGCTTTTGGCTATGAGTATCCCTATCCGAAATATGCCCAAGTTTGCGTGGCTGATTTCATTTTTGGGGGGATGGAAAATACCTCAACAACCTTGTTGACAGACCGTTGTCTTTTGGATGAACGGGCGGCCCTGGACAATGAACGCAGTGAAAGTCTGGTGGCCCATGAATTAGCTCACCAATGGTTTGGCGATTTGTTGGTGATTGAACATTGGTCCCAGGCTTGGATTAAGGAGGGGATGGCCTCCTATGCAGAAGTCTTGTGGACGGAATATGAGTATGGCCATGATGCGGGGGCGTATTATCTGTTGCAGGAAGCCCGCAGCTATCTCGATGAGGATAAACGCCGCTATCGTCGGCCGATTGTTACCAATGTCTATCGCGAACCCATTGAGTTGTACGATCGCCACCTGTATGAGAAGGGGGCTTGTGTCTATCATATGATGCGCTGTGAGTTGGGTGAGGCGTTATTCTTTAAGGCGATCGCCCATTTCGTGAATCAAAATGCCCATTCCACGGTGGGAACGGTGGACTTACTGCGGGCAATTTCTGAAGCCACTGGACGCAATTTACAGGGGTTATTCGACCAATATGTATTCCGAGGCGGTCATCCTGATTTTGAGGTCAGTTACAGTTGGGATAAGGAAGACCAAATTGCCAAAGTGACGGTGAAGCAATGCCAAGCGAAGGAGGGAAATACTCTGTATGACCGAAATTTGTTTGACCTGAATGTTCCTATTGCCTTTGGCTATGAAGACGACACGGCCCAACGGTTTACAGTCCATCTGTGCGAACCGGAACAGACCTTTTATTTTGCCCTCCCCCAAAAACCCAGTTATGTCACCTTTGATGTGGGCAATACGGTCCTCAAAACCTTAAAGTTGACCTATCCCCTGCCCAATCTCATCGCCCAGTTAACTCAGGATGATGATCCCATTTCCCGCATTTATGCCGCTGAAGCTTTGGCGAAAGAGGGCAGTTTGAAGGCGGTGGAAGCCCTGGCAAAAGCCCTTAAATCCGAGCCATTTTGGGGGGTACGAGTTGAGATAGCGGGGCAGTTGGCGAAAATCAACCTTGACCAAGCCTTTGATGGCTTAGTGGCGGGATTGAATGATGAGAATCCCCGCGTGCGTCGGGCGGTGGTGGATGGCTTAGCTAAGGTCAATACTCGGGCCAGTTATAAGGCGGTGAAGTCGATTTTGAAACAGGGCGACGCCAGTTATTTGGTGGAAGCCTCGGCGGCGAAGGCGTTGGGGGTGATTGGGGCGAAACTCCCTGGGGAGAAACCGAAGCCGAAGAAAGTCATTGCTCGTTTGAAGACGGTGTTGGAGACGAAGGCCGGTTGGAATGAGGTGGTTCGTTTGGGGGCGATCGCGGGCCTGAGTCAGTTTAAGACGGAGGCGGCGGCGTTGGATCTGATTCTCGACTATACCGATGTGCGAGTTCCCCAGTCCCTGCGTTTGGGGGCGATTCGGGCCCTGGGGACGGTTTCCACGGGACAGTCTGCGGCGGATGCTGAGCGGGCGTTGACGCGCTTACAACAGTTGGCCCGGGAGGAGTTCTTTTTAACTCAACGTTCTGTTGTGGTGGCGTTGAAGTCGATGGAAACCTCGGGGGCGATCGCGATTTTACAAGGGATTGCGGAACAAACTGCTGATGGCCGGATTGTTCGGGTGGCCGAGGAGGCGATCGAGGCGGTGGAGAAGAAGCTGGGAACGGACAAGGCGGTAACGGGCCTGCGTCGGGAGTTGGAGAAGATGAAGAAACTCAATCGGGATCTTCTCAGTCGTTTGGAGGCGTTGGAGGCGAAATCGGCGAAGTCTTAA
- a CDS encoding collagen-like protein produces the protein MSRLNQRKPWRYPLSLLVLGTVLVTGAIAARTFGSSGRRGFSGNPGRTGESGLDQTLIVDGQPKSLQLMGYSGTDGRSGGHGEDARNCSQPSGVSHNLRGANGGDGGDGGDGGDGGDGGNVKLYYEELEQLREIFVDARGGQGGYGGDGGYGGRGCSCRRRSWTVNDRRYHCSSGSWGRRGRNGRTGRDGTLGRLQIVEGTTPLEPEQPTAELRLSDFERPLALSKNVWLRRGGARSLLASGSVVADEYEEFVERLERSVALAWESDRPQSQFSDLDVSLTLTANDTIEASFPDDLWVQGAIVEDEGLTTYQIDTILREAEATELAIADANRNPRQFNLALVDTAQQSEILDTEFVVKIRSTGSRVGFRHMQNYQTRYEGEIPAHLVSREHNRFVLDLSGLPLETRDFPSRAQVEVELLITRRLGDHEAEQTVLWQGQLD, from the coding sequence ATGAGCCGATTGAATCAACGTAAACCGTGGCGTTATCCCTTATCTTTGCTGGTGTTGGGGACCGTTTTGGTGACGGGGGCGATCGCCGCTCGGACGTTTGGAAGTTCGGGACGACGGGGGTTTAGTGGGAATCCGGGACGGACGGGGGAGTCGGGACTGGATCAAACCCTAATTGTGGATGGCCAGCCCAAATCTCTGCAATTGATGGGATATTCGGGAACTGATGGGAGGAGTGGGGGCCATGGGGAGGATGCTCGCAACTGTTCTCAACCCAGTGGCGTGAGCCATAATTTGCGCGGGGCCAATGGCGGTGATGGCGGTGATGGCGGTGATGGCGGTGACGGGGGCGATGGGGGAAACGTGAAACTCTATTATGAAGAGTTAGAGCAGTTGCGGGAGATTTTTGTGGATGCTCGCGGTGGCCAGGGGGGGTATGGTGGCGATGGCGGCTATGGCGGCCGGGGGTGTTCCTGTCGTCGTCGTAGTTGGACAGTGAATGATCGCCGCTATCACTGTAGCAGTGGCAGTTGGGGACGGCGGGGACGCAATGGCCGCACGGGGAGAGATGGAACCCTGGGCCGGTTGCAGATTGTGGAGGGAACCACTCCCCTGGAACCAGAACAGCCGACGGCGGAATTGCGCTTGTCAGATTTTGAGCGGCCCTTAGCGTTATCTAAGAATGTCTGGTTGCGTCGGGGTGGGGCCCGGTCTTTGTTAGCGTCGGGATCGGTGGTGGCGGATGAGTATGAGGAGTTTGTGGAACGTCTGGAGCGATCGGTTGCTTTGGCCTGGGAGAGCGATCGCCCTCAGTCGCAGTTTTCTGATCTCGATGTCAGCTTAACCTTGACGGCGAATGACACCATTGAGGCCAGTTTTCCCGATGACCTTTGGGTTCAGGGGGCTATTGTGGAAGATGAGGGGTTAACGACCTATCAAATTGATACCATTTTGCGGGAAGCGGAAGCTACCGAGTTGGCGATCGCCGATGCGAATCGCAATCCTCGTCAGTTTAATCTGGCTCTGGTGGATACGGCGCAACAATCGGAGATTTTAGACACGGAGTTTGTGGTTAAAATTCGCTCGACGGGGTCGCGGGTGGGATTCCGTCATATGCAGAATTACCAAACCCGCTATGAGGGAGAGATTCCGGCTCATCTGGTGTCCCGAGAGCATAATCGCTTTGTCCTGGATTTATCGGGCCTTCCCTTGGAAACTCGGGATTTCCCCTCTCGGGCCCAGGTGGAGGTGGAACTGTTGATTACTCGTCGTTTGGGAGACCATGAGGCGGAACAAACGGTGCTGTGGCAAGGACAACTGGATTGA
- a CDS encoding tetratricopeptide repeat protein codes for MVLSIMIGTTSALAKYKDLVLKLQEKHEITDKEALEILEARNTLHYVLDENKKIPQNVILEIKNHDDILRKYGYRITAVLDLKSHQKAAPKNLDHWWWDAEELSKQHPLDTFDFLIKPLSIGAWSVCLGFLAAIITRFLSTSPDILGGITISLSTLVTVSKAKTDFTQAGKESLKEMLTKLKIPIYLHEEFKLGLTLILVGCFSLLWLRLPEISMWYLKQGQDDFRKNQVGDAISNHKRAIAIDNNNTRAYQSLGFLYEQIQQYEDAKEYYRKALFSSGGLDLGNPDEKNIYLLNYKKLGRMFIFNEQYEEAALILEKGLSMSGTTDLVGRAWVEYALNSHLGYVRYQLEQHKVAHKNSRVAISLLENYPVLKRQSGLSLGLPYCVMSQVSVKLDPDMETYYSCRCSQLSQPLNRLESEFLYQILEESSDDTCFEVPGQSGDVDYDDSVEDLRNYGMPPFLRDSAPSR; via the coding sequence TTGGTTTTATCTATCATGATTGGAACAACTTCAGCCCTAGCGAAGTATAAAGATCTAGTCCTCAAACTTCAAGAAAAACATGAAATAACAGATAAAGAAGCCCTGGAAATTTTAGAAGCCAGAAACACTCTTCATTATGTTCTGGATGAAAATAAAAAAATCCCTCAAAACGTTATTTTGGAAATAAAAAATCACGACGACATTCTCAGGAAATATGGGTATCGTATTACCGCAGTTTTAGATTTAAAGAGTCATCAAAAAGCAGCGCCTAAAAATCTCGATCACTGGTGGTGGGATGCTGAGGAGTTAAGTAAGCAGCACCCTCTGGATACATTTGATTTTTTAATTAAACCACTTAGTATTGGAGCTTGGTCAGTATGTTTGGGATTTTTGGCAGCCATCATAACTCGCTTTCTTTCTACAAGCCCCGATATTTTGGGAGGCATAACAATTTCATTATCAACATTGGTTACTGTATCAAAAGCCAAAACAGACTTTACCCAAGCAGGCAAAGAAAGCCTAAAAGAAATGCTGACTAAACTTAAGATACCTATTTATTTGCATGAGGAATTCAAGCTTGGATTAACGCTTATTCTCGTGGGTTGCTTTTCGCTTTTATGGCTTCGTCTTCCAGAGATTTCAATGTGGTATTTGAAGCAAGGACAAGATGACTTTAGAAAAAACCAGGTTGGCGATGCAATTAGCAATCATAAAAGAGCAATAGCAATAGATAATAATAATACAAGAGCTTACCAGAGCTTGGGATTCTTGTACGAACAAATACAGCAATATGAAGATGCAAAAGAGTATTATAGAAAAGCACTTTTTAGTAGTGGTGGACTAGACTTAGGAAATCCAGACGAAAAAAATATATATTTGTTAAACTATAAAAAATTAGGTCGAATGTTTATTTTCAATGAACAGTATGAGGAAGCTGCACTTATCTTAGAAAAAGGTTTATCTATGTCAGGCACAACGGATTTAGTTGGCAGAGCATGGGTAGAGTATGCCTTGAATTCTCACTTAGGATACGTTCGATATCAGTTGGAACAGCACAAGGTTGCCCATAAAAACTCAAGAGTTGCTATCTCGTTGCTAGAGAACTATCCTGTCCTCAAACGCCAATCAGGTTTATCTCTTGGTTTGCCGTACTGTGTCATGTCACAAGTTTCTGTTAAGCTGGACCCGGATATGGAGACATACTATAGCTGTAGGTGCTCCCAGCTTAGTCAACCGCTCAATCGACTGGAATCGGAGTTTTTATATCAAATACTTGAAGAAAGCTCTGATGATACTTGTTTTGAAGTACCAGGTCAAAGTGGTGATGTTGATTATGACGATAGTGTTGAGGACTTGAGAAATTACGGAATGCCTCCTTTTTTAAGGGATTCTGCTCCTAGTAGATAG
- a CDS encoding DUF3352 domain-containing protein, which produces MKHRQESKTKPRLRGPLTITATVLLVTGAIAYGWLRLRPTPLQTPLDGAKTVPGDAVMTAYIDMDPAAWERLRRFGTPEAQAWVERQITQLQENLLASTQLDFNRDLRPWMGNVMLALVPQAESPSDNPSQDWLALVGIRDKLQAMAFANRVRQDQETEVQEQTYRNITISTVTPNDRNPQSYSLAILGDYLAIAESVETIKAAIDTHKDGSSLAQQDDLQNLLRSQPVEQPLIQTYIRNIDHLPQFNASPRAVSTNPAPTALVTGVGITDLGLQARTFIQSSDFASPSPGIQPLPQSRLDRFPENTLALVEGHHIDRSWTQWTNWLEQTPNGRQLLRELRGGVARLGLDLDRDLVAPLDGPVAAGLIPHPGGQGLSAAIGIGAMAFVESSDRSTLDNSLSTIGGLVQRRLNLPIHVESSSRQGQSLTQWKLSFFGVDGETLLGYSWLEPDLLALGVTGPMVDLFLSSPQRSLAQNPSFREVRDLFPEGYEGFLFANVEQMRHAFDLVMLQTQELLNTETIILLETVRAIGIAASPVQDGVSTLDIHIPLVLAD; this is translated from the coding sequence ATGAAACACCGTCAAGAGTCCAAAACCAAGCCTCGCCTTCGGGGTCCTCTGACCATCACCGCCACCGTTCTCCTCGTCACCGGGGCGATCGCCTATGGCTGGTTACGCCTGCGTCCCACTCCCCTCCAAACTCCCCTCGATGGGGCTAAGACCGTTCCTGGCGACGCGGTGATGACCGCCTACATTGATATGGACCCCGCCGCCTGGGAGCGATTACGGCGTTTTGGGACTCCCGAGGCTCAAGCTTGGGTGGAGCGACAGATCACCCAGTTACAAGAAAACCTCTTAGCCTCCACCCAATTAGACTTTAATCGTGACCTCAGACCCTGGATGGGTAATGTCATGTTAGCTTTAGTTCCCCAGGCTGAGTCCCCGTCAGATAACCCATCCCAGGATTGGCTGGCCCTCGTGGGCATCCGTGATAAATTACAGGCCATGGCTTTTGCCAATCGCGTTAGACAAGACCAAGAGACGGAGGTTCAGGAACAAACCTATCGCAACATCACCATCTCAACGGTGACCCCCAACGATCGTAATCCCCAGTCCTATAGTTTGGCGATTTTAGGGGATTATCTCGCTATTGCGGAGTCCGTCGAAACCATCAAAGCGGCCATTGATACCCACAAAGACGGTTCCTCCCTAGCTCAGCAGGACGACTTACAAAATCTCTTGCGATCGCAGCCGGTCGAGCAACCCCTCATTCAGACGTATATCCGTAATATCGACCATCTCCCCCAGTTCAACGCATCCCCCAGAGCGGTCTCCACGAATCCCGCCCCAACGGCCCTAGTCACCGGAGTGGGTATCACTGATCTCGGCTTACAGGCCCGCACCTTCATCCAGTCCTCGGACTTCGCCTCTCCCTCTCCAGGGATACAACCTCTTCCCCAATCCCGCCTTGATCGCTTCCCAGAAAATACCCTAGCCCTTGTAGAAGGTCATCACATCGATCGCAGCTGGACCCAATGGACGAACTGGCTTGAACAAACCCCCAACGGACGACAGCTATTACGAGAATTACGGGGAGGCGTGGCCCGATTAGGACTCGACCTCGATCGGGACTTGGTCGCCCCCTTGGATGGCCCGGTGGCGGCGGGACTAATTCCCCATCCTGGGGGCCAGGGACTCTCCGCTGCTATTGGGATTGGCGCAATGGCCTTTGTCGAAAGTAGCGATCGCAGCACCCTAGACAATAGCCTAAGCACCATCGGTGGCTTAGTTCAACGGCGCTTAAACTTACCCATACACGTTGAGTCTAGCTCAAGGCAGGGTCAGTCCTTAACCCAATGGAAGTTATCCTTTTTTGGCGTAGATGGAGAAACTCTCCTCGGCTACAGTTGGCTAGAACCGGACTTACTGGCCCTGGGAGTCACGGGTCCTATGGTAGACCTCTTTCTCAGTTCTCCTCAGCGGAGTCTGGCCCAAAACCCCAGCTTTCGCGAGGTACGGGATCTATTCCCAGAAGGCTATGAGGGCTTCCTCTTTGCCAATGTCGAACAAATGCGTCACGCTTTCGACCTGGTGATGCTGCAAACCCAGGAACTGCTGAACACCGAAACCATCATTCTCTTGGAAACCGTACGGGCGATCGGGATCGCAGCTTCCCCGGTCCAGGATGGAGTCTCGACATTGGATATTCATATTCCCCTAGTTCTCGCCGATTGA
- a CDS encoding HepT-like ribonuclease domain-containing protein — MTDCDQQSLLDIAYCADLVQQYLSGKSRPELEQDRMLQDAIVRRLEVVGEAARRLSDEARNELSHIPWSQIIEMQDIILHEGDRVDLDFLWQVATNDLPQLARQLAPYLPDRP, encoded by the coding sequence ATGACTGACTGCGATCAACAATCCCTTCTCGATATTGCCTACTGCGCCGACCTCGTTCAACAGTATCTCAGTGGCAAAAGCCGGCCCGAGTTGGAACAGGATAGAATGCTACAAGATGCGATCGTTCGCCGCCTGGAAGTTGTCGGTGAAGCTGCCCGCCGTCTGTCTGATGAGGCTCGCAATGAACTCAGTCACATTCCCTGGAGTCAGATCATCGAAATGCAAGACATCATACTTCATGAGGGCGATCGCGTGGATCTCGATTTCCTGTGGCAAGTCGCGACGAATGACCTACCCCAGCTTGCCCGCCAACTCGCCCCTTATCTACCTGATCGCCCATGA
- a CDS encoding nucleotidyltransferase family protein: MTSTNSNLSQTAIALRPNLTVDRQQLRELCDRWQITQLELFGSVLRDDFRPDSDIDVLVTFADTARITFFDLDSIERQLSLLFENRPVDLVTRRAIEQSHNPIRRAAILGTAQPFYREP, encoded by the coding sequence ATGACCTCAACTAACTCCAACCTCTCCCAGACTGCGATCGCCCTGCGTCCGAATCTCACGGTCGATCGCCAACAACTCAGGGAACTGTGCGATCGCTGGCAGATTACGCAACTGGAACTGTTCGGTTCTGTCTTGCGCGATGACTTTCGCCCCGATAGTGATATCGATGTACTGGTCACGTTTGCTGATACCGCTCGTATCACCTTTTTTGACCTGGACAGTATCGAACGACAACTGAGTCTCTTGTTTGAGAATCGCCCTGTCGATTTGGTGACTCGCCGGGCGATCGAACAGAGTCATAATCCCATCCGTCGCGCCGCTATTCTGGGAACGGCTCAACCCTTTTATCGTGAACCATGA